In Variovorax paradoxus, a single genomic region encodes these proteins:
- a CDS encoding alpha/beta hydrolase family protein, which translates to MHSARLTLLALAASLAVASCGGGGGGGNSLGFIPTPAPAPAAAPPPAPAPAPVAEETRLQDGRNSFAPADPSATTFAALAADGSDTVDNSTTSRWAGMLGGAQYNVEVPANWNGQLVMYAHGYAGEGNLLQAGSPTIRRYLIQNGYAWAASSYSKNYYDVRAGVEDTNALALQFNAIAKANGRNLAAPSKIFITGHSMGGHITAAAIEDETYATANHKVKYNGAVPMCGVVGDTELFDYFAAAQVTAQALAGKASYPTPKWADIATQVTPTLFSTFSATTIVRNGAVGDQYASVLENLTGGPRPLFDFSLQNGRSFQAVWGVFGSDGTVNGILNKSTLDTNRFVYKIDGDTDASDALNALAQKLTAAPDANRLRTDGLRWIPKVNGEFKIPVVTLHTLGDLYVPFSMEQIYNKRVAAKGNSQWLVQRAIRGITHCDFTIKEQEEAFIAMINWEKDNTAKPAGDDVLTPATIKDSKYGCNFTRNSVGVDDNPSVTGVRPFLPSCSPPV; encoded by the coding sequence ATGCATTCAGCACGCCTGACACTTCTTGCCCTGGCAGCCAGCCTCGCCGTCGCATCCTGCGGCGGTGGAGGTGGCGGCGGCAACAGCCTCGGCTTCATTCCCACCCCCGCGCCTGCGCCCGCCGCGGCGCCGCCGCCCGCGCCGGCACCCGCGCCCGTCGCTGAAGAAACCCGTCTGCAGGACGGCCGTAACTCGTTCGCGCCGGCGGATCCCTCGGCCACCACCTTCGCCGCGCTCGCTGCGGACGGGAGCGATACGGTCGACAACAGCACCACCAGCCGCTGGGCCGGCATGCTGGGCGGCGCCCAGTACAACGTCGAGGTGCCCGCCAACTGGAACGGCCAGCTCGTGATGTACGCGCACGGCTATGCCGGCGAAGGCAACCTGTTGCAAGCAGGCTCGCCGACGATCCGCCGCTATCTGATCCAGAACGGCTATGCCTGGGCGGCCTCCAGCTACAGCAAGAACTACTACGACGTGCGCGCCGGCGTGGAAGACACCAACGCCCTCGCCCTGCAGTTCAACGCCATCGCCAAGGCCAATGGCCGCAACCTGGCCGCGCCGTCCAAGATCTTCATCACCGGCCATTCGATGGGCGGCCACATCACGGCGGCGGCCATCGAGGACGAGACCTATGCCACGGCCAACCACAAGGTGAAGTACAACGGCGCGGTGCCGATGTGCGGCGTGGTGGGCGACACGGAGTTGTTCGACTATTTCGCCGCCGCGCAGGTGACCGCGCAGGCGCTGGCGGGCAAGGCCAGCTATCCCACGCCGAAATGGGCTGACATCGCGACGCAGGTCACGCCGACACTCTTCTCGACTTTCTCGGCCACGACCATCGTGCGAAACGGCGCTGTGGGAGACCAGTACGCCTCGGTGCTCGAAAACTTGACCGGCGGCCCGCGACCTCTTTTCGACTTCTCCTTGCAGAACGGCCGCTCGTTCCAGGCGGTCTGGGGTGTGTTCGGCAGCGATGGCACGGTCAACGGCATCCTCAACAAGAGCACGCTGGACACCAACCGCTTCGTCTACAAGATCGACGGCGACACCGACGCATCCGACGCACTCAACGCGCTGGCCCAGAAGCTCACGGCCGCGCCGGACGCGAACCGCCTGCGCACCGACGGCCTGCGCTGGATTCCCAAGGTCAACGGCGAGTTCAAGATCCCGGTGGTCACGCTGCACACGCTGGGCGACCTGTACGTGCCGTTCAGCATGGAACAGATCTACAACAAGCGCGTGGCAGCCAAGGGCAACAGCCAGTGGCTGGTGCAGCGCGCGATCCGCGGCATCACGCATTGCGACTTCACCATCAAGGAGCAGGAAGAAGCCTTCATCGCCATGATCAACTGGGAAAAGGACAACACCGCGAAGCCTGCCGGCGACGACGTTCTCACCCCTGCCACGATCAAGGATTCGAAGTACGGCTGCAACTTCACCCGCAACTCGGTGGGCGTGGACGACAACCCGAGCGTGACCGGCGTGCGCCCGTTCCTGCCGTCCTGCTCGCCACCGGTCTGA
- a CDS encoding antibiotic biosynthesis monooxygenase family protein, whose protein sequence is MYSATFIFAKKQFDDEFHRLDQTIAAAAKSLPGYLGEETWENTGNGLVSNVYYWDSLDSLQALIRHPVHQQAKAAQANWLDGYKVVIAEVLRTYGDSRIDHLLAPLGQPG, encoded by the coding sequence ATGTACTCCGCCACTTTCATCTTCGCCAAGAAGCAGTTCGACGACGAGTTCCATCGTCTCGACCAGACCATCGCCGCCGCCGCGAAGTCGCTGCCCGGCTACCTGGGCGAGGAGACGTGGGAGAACACCGGCAACGGGCTGGTGTCGAACGTCTACTACTGGGATTCGCTGGACAGCCTGCAGGCGCTGATCCGCCACCCCGTGCACCAGCAGGCGAAGGCGGCGCAGGCGAATTGGCTCGATGGGTACAAGGTGGTGATCGCCGAGGTGCTGCGCACGTATGGGGACAGCCGCATCGACCACCTGCTGGCGCCTCTGGGGCAGCCTGGCTGA
- a CDS encoding transglutaminase family protein — MATQYDITHTTVYRYNKPVTFGLHRVMFRPRDSHDLRVLATDLQVSPEAFTRLIQDPHSNSVALVQPMGEATELRIVCSFTIEHVPAQQDQLALDPAAEFLPFAYSVQERLDLEHYLRPHHDDDTQGTLIRWAHQFLHTDKPNSTREVLTRMNAHIGQSLEYKARDEEGTQTPLATLALGSGSCRDYALLMMEAARRLGIATRFVSGYIYDAALDTAAQTQGESMTGAGTTHAWLQAYLPGIGWMAFDPTNNLMGSGQLIRVGVTRDPAQAAPISGSWYGDAEAYEGLEATVVVTRRKD, encoded by the coding sequence ATGGCCACCCAATACGACATCACGCACACCACCGTCTACCGCTACAACAAGCCGGTCACGTTCGGCCTGCACCGCGTGATGTTCCGCCCGCGCGACAGCCACGACCTGCGTGTGCTGGCCACCGACCTGCAGGTGAGCCCCGAAGCTTTCACGCGGCTGATTCAAGACCCGCACTCCAACTCCGTCGCGCTGGTGCAGCCGATGGGCGAGGCGACCGAGTTGCGCATCGTGTGCTCCTTCACCATCGAGCATGTGCCGGCCCAGCAGGACCAGCTCGCGCTCGACCCCGCCGCCGAATTCTTGCCCTTCGCCTATTCGGTGCAGGAGCGGCTGGACCTCGAGCACTACCTGCGCCCGCACCACGACGACGACACGCAGGGCACGCTGATCCGCTGGGCCCACCAGTTCCTGCACACCGACAAGCCCAACAGCACCCGCGAAGTGCTCACGCGCATGAACGCGCACATCGGCCAGAGCCTCGAATACAAGGCGCGCGACGAGGAAGGCACGCAGACGCCGCTGGCCACGCTGGCGCTGGGCAGCGGCAGTTGCCGCGACTATGCGCTGCTGATGATGGAAGCCGCGCGGCGCCTTGGCATCGCCACGCGCTTCGTCTCGGGCTACATCTACGACGCCGCGCTCGACACCGCGGCGCAGACCCAGGGCGAATCGATGACCGGCGCTGGCACCACGCATGCCTGGCTGCAGGCCTACCTGCCGGGCATCGGCTGGATGGCCTTCGACCCCACCAACAACCTGATGGGCAGCGGCCAGCTGATCCGCGTCGGCGTCACGCGCGACCCGGCCCAGGCGGCGCCGATCTCAGGCAGCTGGTACGGCGACGCCGAGGCTTACGAAGGCCTCGAGGCGACGGTGGTGGTCACGCGCCGCAAGGACTGA